The proteins below are encoded in one region of Micromonospora yangpuensis:
- a CDS encoding LacI family DNA-binding transcriptional regulator → MATLADVARRAGVSPATASRVINGSSKPVAEELRERVLRAVADLRYVPNAHAQLLARPQRTAVGVIVHDVSDPYFAEVTRGLQRVAIDRGRLVIICNSYRDPERELEYVELLRGQQVAAVVLAGSGYHDSAFTERLNEKLAAYEATGGRVAVIGRHDHAGDAVMPANSAGARLLGRELLRLGHRRIGVIAGPRVLTTTTDRLGGLRQALAEEGADLREEWIRYAGFDRDGGALAMAELLDAAPRLTAVVALNDSMAVGALSVLRARGIAVPERLSLAGFDDMPIAADVTPALTTVRLSMVELGARAMTMALDPAADRHRVEVLPAELIRRDSVGVAPPD, encoded by the coding sequence ATGGCGACGCTCGCCGACGTCGCCCGTCGGGCGGGGGTCTCCCCCGCCACGGCGTCGCGGGTGATCAACGGCAGCAGCAAACCGGTCGCCGAGGAGCTGCGCGAACGGGTCCTGCGCGCCGTCGCCGACCTTCGGTACGTACCCAACGCGCACGCCCAGTTGTTGGCCCGGCCGCAGCGCACCGCGGTCGGCGTCATCGTGCACGACGTCTCCGACCCCTACTTCGCCGAGGTCACCAGGGGGCTGCAACGGGTGGCCATCGACCGCGGCCGGCTGGTCATCATCTGCAACAGCTACCGCGACCCGGAGCGCGAGCTGGAGTACGTCGAGTTGCTGCGCGGCCAGCAGGTGGCCGCGGTCGTCCTGGCCGGATCCGGCTACCACGACAGCGCCTTCACCGAACGGCTCAACGAGAAGCTGGCCGCCTACGAGGCGACCGGCGGCCGGGTGGCGGTGATCGGCCGGCACGACCACGCCGGCGACGCGGTGATGCCGGCCAACTCGGCCGGGGCGCGACTACTCGGGCGGGAGCTGCTCCGGCTCGGCCACCGGCGGATCGGGGTGATCGCCGGCCCCCGGGTGCTCACCACCACCACCGACCGGCTCGGCGGGCTGCGTCAGGCGCTGGCCGAAGAGGGTGCCGACCTGCGCGAGGAGTGGATCCGCTACGCCGGGTTCGACCGCGACGGCGGCGCCCTGGCGATGGCGGAACTGCTCGACGCGGCACCGCGGCTGACCGCGGTCGTCGCCCTGAACGACTCGATGGCCGTCGGCGCCCTCTCCGTGCTGCGCGCCCGGGGCATCGCGGTGCCCGAGCGGCTCTCCCTCGCCGGCTTCGACGACATGCCGATCGCCGCGGACGTCACCCCGGCGCTGACCACCGTCCGGTTGTCCATGGTCGAGCTGGGCGCACGGGCGATGACGATGGCCCTGGACCCGGCCGCCGACCGGCACCGGGTCGAGGTGCTGCCCGCCGAGTTGATCCGCCGCGACAGTGTCGGCGTCGCGCCGCCGGACTGA
- a CDS encoding sugar kinase, whose product MNPEVVTVGETMVVMSPDPVGNLADADRVAVGVGGAESNVAMGLAALGHPTAWVSRVGADPFGQLVVRRIAAAGVDVGSVDVDPDAPTGLYLKDPRPAGTEVHYYRAGSAASRLAPGALDTPRLAGARLVHLSGITAALSTTCRELVEQTLGRRPLPGALVSFDVNHRVRLWPAATAAPVLRQLADAADLVLVGLDEAQRLWHTDDPQAVRRLLPGPATVVVKDGAVGATALPRTGPETFVPALRVPVVEPVGAGDAFAAGYLSAVLRGLDPRAALRLGHLCAARTLAVAGDTAPPPDRTLCADLIDRSDQDWSALEPPDWSTPDAAR is encoded by the coding sequence GTCGGGGAGACCATGGTGGTGATGAGCCCGGACCCGGTGGGGAACCTGGCCGACGCCGACCGGGTCGCCGTCGGTGTCGGTGGCGCGGAATCCAACGTGGCCATGGGCCTGGCCGCCCTCGGTCACCCGACGGCCTGGGTGAGTCGGGTCGGCGCCGACCCGTTCGGCCAGCTGGTGGTCCGCCGGATCGCCGCCGCCGGGGTCGACGTCGGGTCGGTCGACGTCGACCCGGACGCGCCGACCGGGCTCTACCTCAAGGACCCCCGGCCGGCCGGCACCGAGGTCCACTACTACCGGGCCGGCTCGGCGGCGTCCCGGCTGGCCCCGGGGGCGCTGGACACCCCGCGGCTGGCCGGTGCCCGGCTGGTGCACCTGTCCGGGATCACCGCCGCGCTCTCGACCACCTGCCGGGAGCTGGTCGAGCAGACCCTCGGCCGGCGTCCGCTGCCCGGCGCGCTGGTCAGCTTCGACGTCAACCACCGGGTACGGCTCTGGCCGGCGGCCACCGCGGCCCCGGTGCTGCGGCAGCTCGCCGACGCCGCCGACCTGGTGCTGGTCGGGCTGGACGAGGCCCAGCGGCTCTGGCACACCGACGACCCGCAGGCGGTCCGCCGGCTGCTGCCCGGCCCGGCGACGGTGGTGGTCAAGGACGGCGCGGTCGGTGCCACCGCACTGCCCCGGACCGGACCGGAGACGTTCGTGCCGGCGCTACGGGTGCCGGTGGTGGAGCCGGTAGGCGCCGGGGACGCCTTCGCCGCCGGCTACCTGTCGGCGGTCCTGCGCGGCCTGGACCCCCGTGCCGCGCTGCGGCTGGGGCATCTCTGCGCGGCCCGTACCCTCGCGGTGGCCGGGGACACCGCACCGCCGCCGGACCGCACACTCTGCGCCGACCTCATCGACCGCTCCGACCAGGACTGGTCCGCCCTCGAACCGCCGGACTGGTCCACCCCCGACGCGGCCCGGTGA